The stretch of DNA CCCATTGGGTGCGACGCTGTCAGGCGGAGTGGACTCCACTCTGATCGTCGCGCTGATGCGGCAGATGGTGACTGGCCCCATCCAGACCTTCGCGGTGGGATACAAGGAGGAGACGCACTCGGAGCTGAAGTACGCGCGCCTGGGTGTGGACCGTTACGACGTGGAGCACCACGAGGTGATCGTCACCTGTGACGACTTCATCGAGAACCTGGAGCCTGCGACGTGGTTCCGAGACGAGCCGGTATCCGAGTTCGCCGAGATCCCTCAGATGCTGCTATGCCGCCTCGCACGCAGGTATGTGAAGGTGCTACTAACGGGCGAGGGGGGAGACGAGCTTTTCGGCGGGTATCCCAAGTGCCACACCGACCGCTTGGCGAAGTGGTACCACGTGCTACCGCGACCGCTGAGAGACAAGTTGGTAGGTGGTCTGGTGCAGTCGCTGCCATTCGGCTACCGAAGGCTGAAGGTAGCAGAGCAGGCGCTACGATACGACCAACCCGAGCGCATCGCGATGTGGTTCGGCTCATTCGACACGGAACACAAACGTAGCGTGCTGTCACCGGACCTGGCACGACAGAGCGAGATCAGTGTGGCGCGGCTCGTGCAGCCAGTGATAGCTCGCGTGCCAGGTGCGAGACCGGTGGAGCAGATGCTCTATTGGGACCTTCACGCGTGGTTGCCAGACAACCTGATGATGAAGGCCGATCGGATGGCCATGGCAGTGTCGCTGGAAGCCCGCGTGCCGTTCTTGGATCACGAGTTAGTCGAATTCTCGGCGAGGGTGCCACTGCGATACAAGATCAGGAACGGAGTGCTGAAGTACATCCTGAAAGATACCTTCCGCGATCTGCTACCCGAGGAGGTGATCACGCGGCGAAAGGCGGGCTTCCTCGTGCCGGTCAGTCCGTGGTTCGCGGGCAAGCTGGGGCAGTATCTGCGCGAGATGCTGACATCCTCCGAGGCGCGCGCGCGTGGCTACTATGACATGCGCGAGGTGAACCGTGCCATCCAGTTGCACTTCGACCGGCGACAGGACTTCGAGCGCGAGCTATGGACGCTGCTGAACCTCGAGATATGGCACCGCGTGTTCATAGACCGCGTGCCCGAGCCACCCGCCGGGTCCGAAGCACTGGCAGTAGTCTAGCGTGTCACAGATACCACGATCTCGTCGGCAGGTAGTAGTGGCAGCCAGCCGTCCTTCTGCGGGCCTGCCGCCTTGCCAGTCTCTACCTTTACGCTCTTCGTACCTGCAGGTAGGCGAAGGCGGAACTCCTTCAGTGCGTACACCCCTGCTGCGTGATGACGGATGCGATAGGTGACCCTTCTCTTCTCCGGCATCACTACTACCGAAACCTTCCCGCAGACGGTAGGTAACTGCTTCACATAGAATGGCTTTGTCTGATCCAGCCATCGAGTGGGTGTGGCGGGCAGCAGTTGAACCACTCCAGTCGGTATGTCGTCGCCATCGCGCTCTTCGTACACGAACATGCGTCGGAGGCACTGCAACACCACGCCAGGCAGCGCGCCGGCAGGCTCGGTGCTCAGCGCGAAGCGGCTCTCCTGCGCCTTCCTCTGCGCGTCCGCTTCCTGCTTGCTCATCAGCGTGGTAGTCTCCTGGGCCGTGAACCAATCCGCATCCATGCACAACCCCAACATGCCATAGAGACCCAACAGGAACCCTTGCGCATCGTCCGATCGCAGGCGCGAAAGCTGCAGGCCGAGCGAGGACGGACCGAACAGCATCACTTCGTCACCCAGCCGACCGGCTGCGAGGCCAGCTTGGATGCGGCCTGTCGTGGAAAGGTATCGCAACAGGTCCTTCTCCATCGCGCTGCCGGGCCGCAGCAGCCCCGTCTCCAGCAGCAACGAGGCGAACTGGGCGTACTCGGTTTCCGTCGTCATCTGCTCCGCGCTGTCCTCGAGGGCAAGCGGTATGTATCCGCTCTGGTGCGACCGTCCGGGCGCCTTTTCGAAGATATCCAGCAGACGTGCACGGTAGGTGTCGGCGGTTCTTCGCGCCTCCGCAGCCTCTTCGGTATGACCCAGCTTCTCCAGAGCTTGCGCGGCGTCGCGCAACCCTCGCCAGGCCACGGCATTCGGCCACAAGCCAAGCGTAGTCTTATCCGCCTCCAGCCCAAAACGGTAGGGTGCTAACGTGCCTTCGTGCTTCTCGAGCTGCTCGGTGATCCAGTTCGCGGCATCGCTGATCCACGGGAGCGAGATCTCCAGCCAAATGCGGTCACCCGTGACCGAGTACAGGTCCCACGCTAACTTGCCCGTCAGCCCCGCGCGGTACTGGTGATGCCGGTTGTCCTTAGCTCGGAACTCCTCGGTGAAAAAGGTGCCGTCGCAGAGGGTGGCGGCCTCGAACCCGAGACCCCATTCGGCCAGCGCCTGAATGGCCCACGCCTCTTGCACGCCCACGCGCTCGGTGTTCAAGGCGCTGGGGAAACCTCCGCGCGGCATCTGGTCGCCATCACTCAGAGTGAGCAGTTGCGCGAGCATTTGATTGCGAATGCGAACGAGGGCAAGGTCTGGCACGGAGTACTCGGCCACCTTGGCGAGTACGTCGCTCCAGGCGTCCCGCATCTCCTTCAGCGCTCGCTCGAGGTCGAGCGCGGCGTGCGCCGAACTGTCTTCCCACAGGTTGAGGGCGAGAACCCACTCTACCGTCTCGCGGGCGGGAAGAGTCTGTTTGGTCAGCGGCATCCGGTAGGCCATCCACGGCTCCGGCAATCCTCCGTCGGCAACGGTGATCAGGCGTGGGAGTGGCACGAGGTGGTAGCCCTGAAACGAAACCGCGATGCGCGAGATGGTGGGGAGAGCCGGGGCGGGCAGCGGCTGCTGATTCTTGTCGACCCACGGCGGTGCAGTGGAGCTGAGATAGCAGAATCCAATGGTCGGCCCGACGAGTAGATGGGCGTCCGACAGGTTCTCGCAGGTGATGCGCACCACCAGCCGGCTGCGGCCTGGCCCTTCGGGAGTGACGAAGGAGTGCTGCACCCACAGGAGGTCGCCGTGGCGCATCTTGTTCTCCACCAGCGGCGCGCGAAGCTCGGGCCAAGAACGCGAGCTCCCCGCGAAGATCGGCACGTATCCTTTATCCGTCTCATTGAAAGCCTGAAACCACAGTCGGTAAGGCCCGACGGGAGCCAGGACGGCTCCATCCGGCGTGATCGCGACCTCGGACGGGTTTCCAGGAAGTCCGATCACCGCCTTGCCCACGAACGGATGGGTCATGGCGCGCAGAGCGGCCGCCGAGGCCGGTGAGGTCCCCAGCCTAGCTGCGAACACGTCGGAGTGGGCTTCGGCTACTTGCTCGGGCGGGATGGGTCCGGTCTGGGCGAGAAACACGAGTACGGACAATGCGAACGCCATGCTATGAGTATACGGTACAGTCCGCCCGGTTCACTACCTCGTGGCTAGGCTGCCTGTGCACGCCTGTAGGTCCCTGGGGTGACGGAGGCCCGAGTTGTGCGTCTTAATCAACAAGGAATGCGGTAAAGGAAGGTTCAGGGATGCTTCAGGTTTTGGTTCTAGGCGCGGTTTTGGTGGCGCAGCAGGCGGTCGGCGGACGCGAGGTGAGGCAGCAGCCAGGCGTGGCCGAACAGGATGTCGGACGCCAGGCGCTGTTCGTCGTGCGCCCGTCTACGGACCTAACCCACATGCAGCAGGTTCGAGGCTGGTTGCAAGGAGCGGCGAACGATGTCTCAGCAGCGCGATGGCGCGCAGCGATCTTGGTCATCGGGGACAGGGGCCCGACCATCGCTCTGGACTTCACCACGGACCCCGCTCGCTTTCGCGCCGCTGCGCAAGCACTGCTGGCCGGGTCGGGCAGGCCGCTGAATGCCGAGGTCGTCCGATTCGCCTTGAACCGGCTATCTTGGCAGCCCGGAGGCGAGAGGCGAATGCTCGTGCTCGGCGCGCCGGGCGAGACCGGGCTGGACGCGTTGGTGTACAAGGTGGCGGCCGAGAATGGGCTGAGTGTGATGTTCGTGCAGTACGCGGGCGAGGACTGGACGCCAGGTCCGTGGCCACCGAGCGTGAAAACCCCCGCCGTGCTGAGCTCCAACGGTACCCAGAGCAGCATTCACGTGCGGCGGGCGCTGGTCATCACCAACCAGCGGGACCTGGACATGCTGTGGGCCGAGCACAATGGCGCGAGGCCGGGTGCCCTGCCCAAGCCGGTGGTGGACTTCGAGAAGCAGTCGCTGGTGGCGGTATTCGCGGGGGATAAGCCGACGCACGGGTACTCACTCACGGTGAAATCCATCAAAGAGACGGAGCGCTCGATTGACGTGTACGTCGGTCTGGTGAGCCCGGCGAAAGACGCGAAGGTGATCCGGCAGATCACACAGCCGTGGATTGCCCTGCCCGTGGACAAGAAGGCTGGCAAGCCCGTCAAGGTCTACTATTCGGAGTGATGGGATGGGTTTCGCGTTCGTGCTGGCGATTGTGGCGTTGGTGTCGGGGTGCTACAGGGTGAGCACCGTGCCCCCAGCCGAGTTATTAACCTCGGGTACGCATAGCGCGATCACTCAGCGCGAGTACCACGTGGTTCGAAGCGAGACGGAGTGGGTGGCACTCTGGAAGCGCCACCGGGCGAATGTGGTCGGCGGAGAGGAGCCGCCGCCGAAGGTGGACTTTTCCAAACATATGGTAGTGGCGGTATTTGCCGGCAACTTTCCCACCGGCGGATACTCGCTGAATCTTCTCCCTACCAAGGTTATAAGAGGCGAGGTGGTGGTTAGGTTCTGCCTACTCCGCCCTCCAGCCGATGCAATCCTGACGCAGGCCTTCACGCAACCCTTCACCTTCGCCACCCTTCCCCGCACCCCGCTGCCGATGAGGGTGGAGATCGTGGACGAGGAGTAACTCACGATCTTGCTGAAGGGGTACGAATACCTCCGCCGCTCCCGCAGCGACGACTCTCCTGAATCGAGCAATACCGGTATCTCCGCGTGCACTGCAGGAGCAACGAGGGTATGGGGAGCGTGTTCAAGCCCCCCAAATCTGCCCGCTGCCTCGTGATGGCCACTCTCCCTGCGTCACTCCTTGGCTCCGCCTCGAAGTGACAGCCCATGTGGGGAGGCGCTCGCACACCGGCCCTCGCTTTGGTACCGAAGCGCGGGGAAAGCCCCTAGGCCCGAGCCGCGTCGGGACGTGGTAAGGATATACACCTCACGCATCCGTAGTGGCGAAGAACGTGTGATACAGGCTCCCAACGCACTGAAGCAACCCTCACCACGGCTATCTCCATTGAAAAGAAGAAGGGAGGGGGGAATCTCTGTCTCGAGGGGGGTTAGGCTACCAGCGGTTTCGGCCGCCACCGCCGCGACCCATTTCGGTCTTCGGACGGGCCTCGTTGACCGTGAGGGGACGGCCCGAGAAGTCCTTGCCGTTCAGGCCGCTGATGGCTGCCTCGGCTTGCGCCTTGTCCGACATCTCGACGAAACCGAAGCCCTTCGAGCGGCCCGTGAACTTGTCCTCGATGATCCTGCACGAAGTGACTTCGCCGTAGGATTCGAAGATCTCACGCAACTGCGCCTCGGTCATGTCGTAGGAGAGGTTTCCGACGTAAATATTCATATTTCGATCCTGTCTTGTATTCTCCGGAACGCACTCTGCGTGATGGGCTCCGGCGAGGGTCTCCCGTCGGCTCTCCGTATCCGCGTTGCTGAAGTGATGTCCTGGATAGTCGCATAGTACCCGATTAGCAGAAAGTGCAAGCGTAAGCTAGTGAAAGGGCCGGTCTTGTGTCAAACGCGGCCTGGCGCACGGGTCGAATCCGGCATTCCTGACGCGAACTCCGGCAACGTTTCGGGTTGCACATGCGTCCTATTGGGCATAAGACCTAGGGATGGAATCGAGGGGAGAGACCAGAATCTGGCGTCGCGACGACCTCGTCGCTTTCTTCGACCGAGAGGTGCGCCTCGCCGTGGGCGCAACCATGGGCCTGCCGAAGGATGCCCTACTCAGGTACCTGGCCGAAATGCTGGCCCAGTTTGCACTGCTGGACCACCTGTATTGCATCCGTACCGCAGAGGGCAAGCGACTGACCGAAGTCGCCGAGATGTTGATGGAAGGGGACGTCCGTCTGAACGCCAACTCCTTCGCTCGGGAGCGCGAGGTACACCGCCACATCGGCGACTTCACTCTGTTCTGGACGGGTATGTACCCCGAGGCGCTTCCCCGCCTGAAGAGCGGCACCATGGATGCGCTGATCGACTATGTGCGGCAGGGCAAGGAGTCGTACTACATCGCCTCCACCTTCGACCTGGGCCGGTATCGAGACGAGGCGCCCCTCTTGCGTACGCTCTCCGAACAGTTCGAGACCTGCATGGAAGGGCTGCGGCTGCTGCGTCGCCGATGGCCCC from Fimbriimonadia bacterium encodes:
- a CDS encoding protease complex subunit PrcB family protein, translated to MLQVLVLGAVLVAQQAVGGREVRQQPGVAEQDVGRQALFVVRPSTDLTHMQQVRGWLQGAANDVSAARWRAAILVIGDRGPTIALDFTTDPARFRAAAQALLAGSGRPLNAEVVRFALNRLSWQPGGERRMLVLGAPGETGLDALVYKVAAENGLSVMFVQYAGEDWTPGPWPPSVKTPAVLSSNGTQSSIHVRRALVITNQRDLDMLWAEHNGARPGALPKPVVDFEKQSLVAVFAGDKPTHGYSLTVKSIKETERSIDVYVGLVSPAKDAKVIRQITQPWIALPVDKKAGKPVKVYYSE
- a CDS encoding RNA-binding protein; its protein translation is MNIYVGNLSYDMTEAQLREIFESYGEVTSCRIIEDKFTGRSKGFGFVEMSDKAQAEAAISGLNGKDFSGRPLTVNEARPKTEMGRGGGGRNRW
- a CDS encoding protease complex subunit PrcB family protein, translated to MGFAFVLAIVALVSGCYRVSTVPPAELLTSGTHSAITQREYHVVRSETEWVALWKRHRANVVGGEEPPPKVDFSKHMVVAVFAGNFPTGGYSLNLLPTKVIRGEVVVRFCLLRPPADAILTQAFTQPFTFATLPRTPLPMRVEIVDEE
- the asnB gene encoding asparagine synthase (glutamine-hydrolyzing), with translation MCGIVGILNYRNREPVDPELLRAMNARIFHRGPDEGGVLERPGLGLAMRRLTIIDLSSGSQPMSTDDGKVHIVYNGEVWNYKELRAKLEAKGHRFHTTCDTESVLYSYVEWGEECCEHLRGMYGFAIWDERCDRLFVARDRMGKKPIYYYDNGSTIVFGSEIKSLLMHPVVPREVNLQGVSDHLTLRYIPSPDTMFRGIRKLPPAHWMSVTAGGITLRRYWDFRFDPASDSRSYQECSEELRERFTDCVRMRLMSDVPLGATLSGGVDSTLIVALMRQMVTGPIQTFAVGYKEETHSELKYARLGVDRYDVEHHEVIVTCDDFIENLEPATWFRDEPVSEFAEIPQMLLCRLARRYVKVLLTGEGGDELFGGYPKCHTDRLAKWYHVLPRPLRDKLVGGLVQSLPFGYRRLKVAEQALRYDQPERIAMWFGSFDTEHKRSVLSPDLARQSEISVARLVQPVIARVPGARPVEQMLYWDLHAWLPDNLMMKADRMAMAVSLEARVPFLDHELVEFSARVPLRYKIRNGVLKYILKDTFRDLLPEEVITRRKAGFLVPVSPWFAGKLGQYLREMLTSSEARARGYYDMREVNRAIQLHFDRRQDFERELWTLLNLEIWHRVFIDRVPEPPAGSEALAVV